In Canis lupus dingo isolate Sandy chromosome 1, ASM325472v2, whole genome shotgun sequence, a single genomic region encodes these proteins:
- the MYADM gene encoding myeloid-associated differentiation marker yields the protein MPVTVTRTTITTTTSSSSGLGSPTIVGSPRALTQPLGLLRLLQLLSTCVAFSLVASVGAWTGAMGNWSMFTWCFCFAVTLIILIVELGGLQSRFPLSWRNFPITYACYAALFCLSASIIYPTTYVQFLSHGRSRDHAIAATAFSCIACVAYATEVAWTRARPGEITGYMATVPGLLKVLETFVACIIFAFISNPSLYQHQPALEWCVAVYSICFILAAVAILLNLGDCTNMLPISFPSFLSGLALLSVLLYATALVLWPLYQFNEKYGGQPRRSRDVSCADRHTYYVCTWDRRLAVAILTAINLLAYVADLVYSARLVFVRV from the coding sequence ATGCCTGTGACGGTGACCCGCACGACCATCACAACCACCACGTCGTCATCCTCAGGCCTGGGCTCCCCAACCATCGTGGGGTCCCCTCGGGCGCTGAcccagcccctgggcctcctCCGTCTGCTGCAGCTGCTGTCCACCTGTGTGGCCTTCTCCCTGGTGGCCAGTGTGGGTGCTTGGACCGGGGCCATGGGCAACTGGTCCATGTTCACATGGTGCTTCTGCTTCGCTGTGACCCTCATCATCCTAATAGTCGAGTTAGGTGGCCTCCAGTCCCGCTTCCCCCTGTCCTGGAGAAACTTCCCCATCACCTACGCCTGCTACGCTGCCCTCTTCTGCCTGTCGGCCTCCATCATCTACCCCACCACCTACGTTCAGTTCCTGTCTCATGGCCGCTCCCGGGACCATGCCATCGCCGCCACTGCCTTCTCCTGCATCGCTTGTGTGGCTTATGCCACCGAAGTGGCCTGGACCCGGGCCCGTCCCGGAGAGATCACCGGCTACATGGCCACCGTGCCGGGCCTGCTCAAGGTGCTGGAGACCTTTGTGGCCTGCATCATCTTCGCCTTCATCAGCAACCCCTCCCTGTACCAGCACCAGCCGGCCCTGGAGTGGTGTGTGGCCGTCTACTCCATCTGTTTCATCCTGGCGGCTGTGGCCATCCTACTGAACCTGGGGGACTGCACCAACATGCTGCCCATCTCCTTCCCCAGTTTCCTGTCGGGCCTGGCCCTGCTCTCCGTCCTGCTGTATGCCACGGCTCTGGTCCTCTGGCCGCTCTACCAGTTCAACGAGAAGTATGGTGGCCAGCCCCGTCGGTCGAGGGATGTTAGCTGCGCCGACAGGCACACCTACTACGTGTGTACCTGGGACCGCCGCCTGGCTGTGGCCATCCTGACAGCCATCAACCTGCTGGCTTACGTGGCTGACCTGGTGTACTCGGCCCGCCTGGTTTTTGTTAGGGTTTGA